A single Cyprinus carpio isolate SPL01 chromosome A6, ASM1834038v1, whole genome shotgun sequence DNA region contains:
- the LOC109105758 gene encoding zinc finger protein ZXDC-like, producing the protein MSCCYRDTKMEIQGLTDTKNTQYQHGVPLFTTFSQQTTASGIHARTRVTENAISGLSGSLGLESDAHNNRARSSPLRVAENGSGCALPLQNNHGKKYDVQSADAELGDVNTSKQKVFNELDLLPSEFGRADEHDDNDLQMALPLLDTERCEQGHTTERILSNTSTSSNKSPEELYVVFNIVHKEDDMKERQTSFQYRAEETGSSSPKSKTLGSPVDSDENFNRTSKSGHLSSHSNLNSRSETSGQNVRHEICLVAENRDPILSGDYSGSSQMPKVSTVEMLSNNLVEHSTDELMQCVTKINSPAFVPENRVATEMAEMNIMDYANQESSSNGDCGPDGTPIPLHETFSGTIMINNQSIIVTIENGILTLATPPEGYAYKEDGMISLKEHLGMKDNEDFVLLNYDGGSKSIGKISNVSSSLQDEPKARFAGSDSELTLADDCSLSEMGVTLDSCSSIKQEEGTVCAVEDDSSICQNSKSKTITCEEQQPINLLTASGLTKKGSVVKYRCPQPGCSSTFDTRQNLKIHLVLHTEDQRPFKCTVEGCDWSFTTSYKLKRHLQSHDKVRPYKCEWENCGRHFTTVYNLKAHVKAHDQENAFICEVCSERFRTATRLTNHQRTHFEPERPHKCEFPGCEKTFITFSALFSHNRTHFREMAQFTCTYPGCDKRYDKACRLKIHLRSHTGERPFVCDSDSCGWTFTSMSKLLRHKRKHDDDRRFACLEEGCGKSFTRAEHLKGHSITHLGTKPFECPVEGCNAKFSARSSLYIHSKKHKQDGVSLRSRCPVAGCTKHFSSRSSLKTHMLKHHNLTPDVLSQLDDTATLTPSSELTSTAQAVSAPSLPAGAELSSLDLSSLFSSIPACPGTTAVSVGSEGSAGAGSFSMDMPLVNTGILTIDQASVGSALNGAKTVDPLILAAGQDIGVHVLDTGLGAGGGGGVLPHATLHLDDVQTGNPEDLGPLTALAIQSTASSELHTLNSCNPLTVESPSTLTPSLSSSLSQSLSSLTSALQPALGSSLVPSLSTPLSSMALAATPVPELLSPQEKADLPGSETAVGPLLNRVEAQSDGNKGMCQFVFPSHSGSYSGQKITELPAVTCPIMESSGSARTDYRAIQLAKRRKQKGPGSSTCPSETGQRKTKGSKGTSSAPPTNSGAHFGDGAATGNSELPIRDPVAGAQFVQIQLLQDDPAADGDLAFQLSSQTSCSHSQLTVDLPVNILQEPTVMAEDENGSDNSQFTGSTINLQDLE; encoded by the exons ATGAGCTGCTGCTACAGGGACACCAAGATGGAAATCCAGGGGCTTACTGACACCAAAAACACCCAGTACCAACATGGCGTCCCGCTCTTCACGACATTCTCTCAACAGACAACAGCTTCTGGGATTCATGCGAGAACACGTGTGACTGAAAATGCGATCTCGGGTCTTTCGGGATCGCTGGGCTTAGAAAGCGACGCCCACAACAACCGGGCCAGATCCTCACCGCTTCGAGTTGCGGAAAATGGCAGCGGCTGCGCTCTGCCTCTTCAAAACAACCATGGTAAGAAATATGACGTTCAGTCCGCAGATGCAGAACTCGGTGACGTGAATACGTCCAAACAAAAGGTGTTTAATGAGTTAGATTTGTTGCCTTCCGAGTTTGGGAGGGCAGATGAACATGATGACAACGATCTGCAAATGGCGCTTCCCCTTCTGGACACCGAGCGCTGTGAACAAGGACACACGACAGAGAGGATTCTCAGCAACACCTCCACCTCTTCGAACAAGAGCCCAGAGGAACTATACGTGGTTTTTAACATAGTACATAAAGAAGATGACATGAAGGAACGACAAACGAGCTTTCAATACAGAGCTGAAGAGACTGGCTCGTCATCACCCAAGTCAAAGACTCTCGGTTCCCCTGTAGATTCAGACGAAAACTTCAACAGAACATCCAAATCGGGACATCTGTCAAGCCACAGTAATTTAAATTCCAGATCTGAGACATCAGGCCAAAATGTTAGACATGAGATCTGTCTTGTGGCAGAGAATAGAGATCCAATATTATCAGGCGACTATTCTGGGAGCAGTCAAATGCCAAAGGTCTCTACTGTAGAAATGCTCAGCAATAATTTAGTTGAACATTCAACAGATGAATTGATGCAATGTGTCACGAAAATTAATAGTCCTGCATTTGTTCCAGAGAACAGGGTTGCAACTGAAATGGCTGAAATGAATATCATGGATTATGCAAATCAAGAGTCCAGCAGTAATGGGGACTGTGGTCCTGATGGGACTCCAATACCTTTACACGAAACGTTCTCTGGGACCATCATGATTAACAATCAGAGTATCATTGTGACTATTGAAAATGGAATTTTGACCCTAGCCACCCCACCAGAGGGCTATGCTTACAAGGAGGATGGTATGATaagcttaaaagaacatttgGGAATGAAAGACAATGAAGATTTTGTACTGCTCAATTATGATGGGGGAAGTAAATCCATTGGGAAAATTAGCAATGTTTCCTCGAGTCTACAAGATGAGCCAAAAGCCAGATTTGCTGGCAGTGATTCAGAGTTGACTCTAGCTGATGACTGTTCGCTGTCAGAAATGGGTGTTACTCTGGATTCTTGCTCATCAATTAAGCAAGAAGAAGGAACCGTTTGTGCTGTAGAAGATGATAGTAGTATTTGCCAAAATTCGAAAAGCAAAACAATTACTTGCGAAGAACAACAGCCAATAAACTTATTAACTGCGTCGGGTTTGACGAAGAAAGGTTCAGTAGTAAAGTATAGATGTCCCCAACCAGGCTGTTCCAGCACCTTTGATACCCGGCAAAATCTCAAAATCCACTTGGTTCTACACACAGAGGACCAGCGTCCCTTCAAGTGCACAGTGGAGGGCTGTGATTGGTCCTTCACTACGTCATACAAACTGAAACGCCACCTGCAGTCTCATGACAAAGTGCGGCCTTATAAATGTGAGTGGGAAAACTGTGGTCGCCATTTCACCACAGTCTACAATCTAAAAGCTCATGTTAAAGCACATGACCAGGAAAATGCATTTATCTGTGAAGTATGCAGTGAGAGGTTTCGCACCGCCACGAGACTCACTAATCATCAAAGAACACACTTTGAACCAGAGAGACCACATAAGTGTGAGTTCCCAG GATGTGAGAAGACCTTCATCACTTTCAGCGCCCTGTTCTCCCACAACAGAACCCACTTTAGAGAAATGGCTCAGTTCACCTGCACCTATCCTGGCTGTGACAAGCGATATGACAAGGCCTGTCGGCTCAAAATACACCTCCGTAGTCACACAG GTGAAAGACCGTTTGTTTGTGATTCTGATTCCTGCGGTTGGACCTTCACAAGCATGTCCAAATTACTCCGGCACAAACG GAAGCACGATGATGACCGACGGTTTGCATGTCTAGAGGAAGGCTGCGGGAAATCCTTTACACGGGCTGAGCACCTGAAGGGCCACAGTATCACACACCTGGGTACCAAGCCATTTGAATGCCCTGTAGAAG GTTGCAATGCAAAATTTTCAGCTCGGAGTAGTCTCTACATCCATTCTAAGAAGCACAAGCAGGATGGAGTCAGTCTGCGGAGTCGCTGTCCTGTTGCCGGTTGCACCAAACACTTCTCATCACGCAGCAGTCTCAAGACACACATGCTTAAACACCACAACCTCAccccag ATGTGTTAAGTCAGTTGGACGACACAGCTACTCTCACCCCCAGCAGTGAGCTGACAAGCACTGCACAGGCTGTCAGTGCCCCATCATTACCTGCAGGAGCAGAACTCAGCAGTCTGGACTTGTCTTCTCTGTTCTCCAGCATCCCTGCATGTCCTGGAACCACCGCTGTCTCTGTAGGCAGTGAAGGCAGTGCCGGGGCTGGATCCTTCTCCATGGACATGCCTTTGGTTAACACCGGAATCCTCACAATAGATCAAGCATCAGTCGGCTCAGCCCTTAATGGGGCAAAAACTGTGGATCCTCTCATTTTAGCGGCTGGGCAAGATATCGGTGTACATGTATTAGACACGGGATTGGGCgctggaggaggtggaggggtTTTGCCCCATGCCACACTGCATTTGGATGATGTGCAAACAGGCAACCCAGAAGATCTGGGACCTCTAACTGCTCTGGCTATTCAAAGTACTGCATCTTCAGAACTCCACACTTTGAATTCCTGCAATCCCTTGACTGTAGAATCACCATCTACTCTCACACCATCTCTTTCTTCATCACTCTCTCAGTCTCTTTCCTCACTGACGTCAGCTCTTCAGCCAGCACTCGGTTCCTCTCTTGTTCCTTCTCTCTCCACCCCGCTTTCCTCCATGGCTCTGGCAGCAACCCCTGTACCGGAATTACTCTCTCCGCAGGAAAAGGCTGACCTGCCAGGCAGTGAGACAGCCGTCGGGCCCTTGTTAAACAGGGTGGAGGCTCAGTCAGATGGCAATAAAGGGATGTGTCAGTTTGTGTTCCCCAGCCACAGTGGATCCTACAGTGGACAGAAAATAACAGAGTTGCCCGCGGTCACGTGCCCCATTATG GAGAGCAGTGGATCAGCACGCACAGACTACAGGGCCATTCAGCTTGCCAAGAGGAGAAAACAGAAAGGTCCAGGCTCTTCCACATGTCCCTCAGAGACTGGCCAAAGAAAGACTAAAGGATCAAAGGGCACCAGCTCTGCTCCGCCGACTAATTCAGGTGCTCATTTTGGAGATGGAGCTGCTACAGGAAATAGTGAGCTACCCATCCGGGATCCGGTGGCAGGTGCACAGTTTGTACAGATTCAGCTGCTGCAG GATGACCCTGCTGCTGATGGAGACTTGGCTTTCCAGTTGAGTTCACAGACGTCGTGCTCACATTCTCAGCTCACTGTGGATCTGCCCGTCAACATCCTACAG GAACCTACAGTCATGGCTGAAGATGAAAATGGATCTGATAACTCCCAATTCACTGGGAGCACCATCAACTTACAAGACTTGGAGTGA
- the thumpd3 gene encoding THUMP domain-containing protein 3 isoform X1, translating to MLTVGGSNALLVCDPLFNESRRRRKSVSGVHIMQELDQTVTIGATVPTGFEHTAAEEVQEKLEATARVSKNRGRIYFDITTDKLFKVHQLKSLDNLFVVVKDYDDYQFKTTKEEVQLDWQELATKLPWTNALEVWKLNNSIKKKKGRRKRTNPTKSDQCGNFSTKSTDTVPSDPEELLVDLEALEVKENQRDVSSQPEDDSEEEKHSEIQDQESGVTPLKFRVTCNRAGEKHCFTSNDAARDFGGAVQEFFQWKADMTKFDVEVLLNIHNNEVVVGIALTVESLHRRNITHFGPTTLRSTLAYGMLRLCKPQVSDVIVDPMCGTGAIPLEGVMEWQNSFFLAGDNNGTAVSRSVNNIKHIVKRTHDEGSPSGLPLDIVQWDLCNLPMRSSSVDIIITDMPFGKRMGSKKKNWELYPLCLREMARVCKPGTGKAVLLTQDKKCFLKALLQMEGLWRKSHTVWVNVGGLHAGVFVLKRTAVVFGTTSEDVMEPHTATGSQKENMKDASQ from the exons ATGTTaacagtaggtggcagtaatgcgCTATTAGTTTGCGATCCGCTGTTTAACGAATcaagaagaagaaggaagag TGTATCTGGGGTTCATATAATGCAGGAGCTTGATCAGACTGTCACAATCGGAGCGACTGTTCCGACGGGATTCGAGCACACTGCAGCGGAGGAGGTCCAAGAGAAGCTCGAGGCCACTGCTAGAGTCAGCAAAAACAGAGGAcgaatttattttgatattacaaCAGATAAGCTTTTTAAG GTACATCAGCTGAAGTCTCTAGACAATCTGTTTGTTGTAGTAAAAGATTATGACGACTACCAATTCAAAACCACAAAG GAGGAAGTGCAATTGGATTGGCAAGAGCTGGCCACCAAGTTGCCTTGGACCAATGCCTTAGAAGTCTGGAAGTTGAACAATTctataaaaaagaagaaaggcCGTCGGAAAAGAACTAACCCCACAAAGTCAGATCAGTGTGGCAATTTTAGCACAAAATCTACTGATACTGTCccatcagatccagaagagctCTTGGTAGATCTTGAGGCTCTAGAAGTGAAGGAGAACCAAAGAGATGTTTCTTCTCAGCCAGAAGATGACTCTGAGGAAGAAAAACACTCTGAAATCCAGGATCAGGAGTCAGGGGTGACTCCTCTTAAGTTTCGAGTAACATGCAACAGAGCCGGAGAAAAACACTGCTTCACCTCAAATGATGCTGCACGAGACTTTGGAGGAGCTGTGCAAGAATTCTTTCAGTGGAAAGCAGATATGACTAAATTTGATGTTGAG GTGCTGTTGAATATCCACAATAATGAAGTTGTTGTTGGTATTGCTCTCACAGTGGAGAGTCTACATAGGAGAAACATCACTCACTTTGGCCCCACCACTCTACGTTCTACACTGGCTTATGGCATGCTTAG aCTTTGCAAGCCACAGGTGTCAGATGTGATTGTAGATCCCATGTGTGGAACTGGAGCAATACCTTTAgag gGAGTTATGGAATGGCAGAATTCATTCTTTTTAGCTGGAGACAACAATGGCACAGCAGTCAGCCGATCAGTCAATAATATCAAGCACATTGTAAAGAGAACACATGATGAAGGAAG CCCTTCAGGCTTGCCCTTAGACATAGTTCAGTGGGACTTGTGCAATCTACCCATGAGAAGCAGTTCAGTGGATATCATCATTACTGACATGCCTTTTGGAAAAAG aatGGGATCCAAGAAGAAGAACTGGGAATTATACCCTTTATGTCTTCGAGAAATGGCTCGAGTTTGTAAACCTGGTACAGGAAAAGCTGTACTGCTGACCCaagataaaaaatgtttcttgaag GCATTATTGCAGATGGAGGGGCTGTGGCGGAAATCGCACACTGTTTGGGTGAATGTGGGGGGACTGCATGCTGGCGTTTTTGTTCTCAAAAGAACGGCAGTAGTTTTTGGCACCACTTCTGAAGATGTAATGGAGCCTCATACAGCAACAGGATCACAAAAAGAGAATATGAAGGACGCTAGTCAGTGA
- the thumpd3 gene encoding THUMP domain-containing protein 3 isoform X2, which yields MQELDQTVTIGATVPTGFEHTAAEEVQEKLEATARVSKNRGRIYFDITTDKLFKVHQLKSLDNLFVVVKDYDDYQFKTTKEEVQLDWQELATKLPWTNALEVWKLNNSIKKKKGRRKRTNPTKSDQCGNFSTKSTDTVPSDPEELLVDLEALEVKENQRDVSSQPEDDSEEEKHSEIQDQESGVTPLKFRVTCNRAGEKHCFTSNDAARDFGGAVQEFFQWKADMTKFDVEVLLNIHNNEVVVGIALTVESLHRRNITHFGPTTLRSTLAYGMLRLCKPQVSDVIVDPMCGTGAIPLEGVMEWQNSFFLAGDNNGTAVSRSVNNIKHIVKRTHDEGSPSGLPLDIVQWDLCNLPMRSSSVDIIITDMPFGKRMGSKKKNWELYPLCLREMARVCKPGTGKAVLLTQDKKCFLKALLQMEGLWRKSHTVWVNVGGLHAGVFVLKRTAVVFGTTSEDVMEPHTATGSQKENMKDASQ from the exons ATGCAGGAGCTTGATCAGACTGTCACAATCGGAGCGACTGTTCCGACGGGATTCGAGCACACTGCAGCGGAGGAGGTCCAAGAGAAGCTCGAGGCCACTGCTAGAGTCAGCAAAAACAGAGGAcgaatttattttgatattacaaCAGATAAGCTTTTTAAG GTACATCAGCTGAAGTCTCTAGACAATCTGTTTGTTGTAGTAAAAGATTATGACGACTACCAATTCAAAACCACAAAG GAGGAAGTGCAATTGGATTGGCAAGAGCTGGCCACCAAGTTGCCTTGGACCAATGCCTTAGAAGTCTGGAAGTTGAACAATTctataaaaaagaagaaaggcCGTCGGAAAAGAACTAACCCCACAAAGTCAGATCAGTGTGGCAATTTTAGCACAAAATCTACTGATACTGTCccatcagatccagaagagctCTTGGTAGATCTTGAGGCTCTAGAAGTGAAGGAGAACCAAAGAGATGTTTCTTCTCAGCCAGAAGATGACTCTGAGGAAGAAAAACACTCTGAAATCCAGGATCAGGAGTCAGGGGTGACTCCTCTTAAGTTTCGAGTAACATGCAACAGAGCCGGAGAAAAACACTGCTTCACCTCAAATGATGCTGCACGAGACTTTGGAGGAGCTGTGCAAGAATTCTTTCAGTGGAAAGCAGATATGACTAAATTTGATGTTGAG GTGCTGTTGAATATCCACAATAATGAAGTTGTTGTTGGTATTGCTCTCACAGTGGAGAGTCTACATAGGAGAAACATCACTCACTTTGGCCCCACCACTCTACGTTCTACACTGGCTTATGGCATGCTTAG aCTTTGCAAGCCACAGGTGTCAGATGTGATTGTAGATCCCATGTGTGGAACTGGAGCAATACCTTTAgag gGAGTTATGGAATGGCAGAATTCATTCTTTTTAGCTGGAGACAACAATGGCACAGCAGTCAGCCGATCAGTCAATAATATCAAGCACATTGTAAAGAGAACACATGATGAAGGAAG CCCTTCAGGCTTGCCCTTAGACATAGTTCAGTGGGACTTGTGCAATCTACCCATGAGAAGCAGTTCAGTGGATATCATCATTACTGACATGCCTTTTGGAAAAAG aatGGGATCCAAGAAGAAGAACTGGGAATTATACCCTTTATGTCTTCGAGAAATGGCTCGAGTTTGTAAACCTGGTACAGGAAAAGCTGTACTGCTGACCCaagataaaaaatgtttcttgaag GCATTATTGCAGATGGAGGGGCTGTGGCGGAAATCGCACACTGTTTGGGTGAATGTGGGGGGACTGCATGCTGGCGTTTTTGTTCTCAAAAGAACGGCAGTAGTTTTTGGCACCACTTCTGAAGATGTAATGGAGCCTCATACAGCAACAGGATCACAAAAAGAGAATATGAAGGACGCTAGTCAGTGA